A section of the Alkalihalobacillus sp. LMS39 genome encodes:
- a CDS encoding Na+/H+ antiporter subunit A, whose translation MTALHWATLSPFLLAILIPFLYKYVRKIHTGWFVLLLPITLFILFLQYLPTTSSGLVVMETIAWVPSLGINFTVYLDGLSLLFALLITGIGALVVLYSIYYLSNKTESLNNFYVYLLMFMGAMLGVVISDNLIVLYVFWELTSLASSLLISYWFHREKSTYGAQKSMLITVFGGFGMLGGFSLLYVMTNTFSIRGIIEQADVIAQNPLFIPAMLLVLLGAFTKSAQFPFHIWLPDAMEAPTPVSAYLHSATMVKAGIYLVARLTPVFGGVAEWFWIISAVGLFTLLWGSVSAVRQKDLKSILAFSTISQLGLIMCLLGLGSASLYSGFEGTETILFTTATLAAIFHLINHATFKGSLFMTVGIIDHETGTRDIRKLGGLMAIMPITFTISLVGLAAMAGLPPFNGFLSKEMFFTGLVNATQLDIFNMQTWGFIFPIVGWVASVFTFVYCLIMFFKTFFGKFKPENFDVKHVHEAPIGMLISPIILGSLVILIGFFPNLLTHSIIEPAISAILPDQRFYLDIYHWHGINTELLMTLGVIAFGTVIYLTAKKWMQLSIYLRERDPLNYMYDNGLIGLIKGSTKVTQMQMTGLLRDYFAYMLTFFILAIGYTFIRYEAFAIDTVNVAPISPFMWILVLIFIAATLSVPFIHHRISAVIVVGVIGFLIALFFAVFSAPDLVLTQLLVETVMVVLLLLAFYHLPELRKEKFTPRFNGVNLIISIGVGVLVTLTALSSFALSNQNGLQPISDFFLENAYKLAGGKNVVNVILVDFRGIDTLLEVLVLGIAALGVVTLIKLRMTGREDV comes from the coding sequence TTGACAGCATTACACTGGGCAACATTATCACCATTCTTACTAGCCATCCTAATCCCATTCTTGTATAAATACGTAAGAAAGATACATACTGGTTGGTTTGTCCTACTATTACCTATCACTTTGTTTATTCTTTTCCTACAGTATTTACCAACCACATCAAGTGGATTAGTTGTGATGGAAACCATTGCATGGGTTCCTTCTCTCGGGATTAATTTTACTGTTTATCTTGATGGACTAAGCTTATTATTTGCATTGTTAATAACAGGAATTGGTGCCTTAGTCGTCCTTTATTCCATTTACTATTTATCAAATAAAACCGAGTCCTTAAATAATTTTTACGTTTATTTACTTATGTTTATGGGAGCTATGTTAGGGGTTGTTATTTCTGATAACCTCATTGTTCTTTATGTATTTTGGGAACTTACAAGTTTAGCATCGTCATTATTAATCAGTTACTGGTTCCATAGGGAGAAATCAACATACGGTGCCCAAAAATCGATGTTAATTACTGTGTTTGGTGGGTTCGGTATGTTAGGGGGCTTTTCTTTGCTTTACGTTATGACAAATACGTTTAGCATCAGAGGCATTATTGAGCAAGCAGACGTTATTGCTCAAAACCCACTATTCATCCCGGCAATGTTACTTGTGTTATTAGGTGCATTTACGAAATCGGCTCAATTTCCATTTCATATTTGGTTACCAGATGCCATGGAAGCTCCTACACCTGTTAGTGCGTATTTACACTCCGCAACGATGGTAAAAGCAGGGATATACTTAGTGGCAAGGTTAACGCCAGTTTTCGGTGGAGTAGCTGAATGGTTTTGGATTATATCTGCAGTAGGTTTATTCACGTTATTGTGGGGGTCTGTCTCCGCGGTCCGGCAAAAAGACCTAAAGTCAATTTTGGCTTTTTCAACGATAAGTCAACTTGGGTTAATTATGTGTTTACTCGGCCTTGGCTCAGCTTCTCTTTATTCCGGGTTTGAAGGAACTGAAACGATATTATTTACTACCGCAACATTAGCTGCAATTTTCCATCTAATTAACCATGCTACCTTTAAAGGAAGTCTCTTCATGACTGTCGGAATTATCGACCATGAAACAGGAACACGAGATATCCGTAAACTCGGTGGTTTGATGGCCATTATGCCGATCACATTTACAATTTCATTGGTCGGTTTAGCCGCTATGGCAGGTTTACCACCATTTAATGGTTTCTTAAGTAAAGAAATGTTCTTTACGGGACTTGTCAATGCTACACAACTAGATATTTTCAATATGCAAACGTGGGGATTCATCTTCCCTATTGTCGGTTGGGTTGCTAGTGTGTTCACATTCGTCTACTGTTTAATTATGTTTTTCAAGACGTTCTTCGGAAAATTCAAACCAGAAAATTTCGATGTGAAACATGTTCACGAAGCTCCAATCGGGATGTTAATTAGTCCAATTATATTAGGGTCCCTCGTTATTTTAATTGGGTTCTTCCCTAATTTATTAACTCATTCCATTATTGAACCAGCGATATCGGCTATATTACCTGATCAACGATTCTATTTAGATATTTATCACTGGCATGGCATTAATACTGAATTGCTAATGACGTTAGGTGTTATTGCTTTTGGAACAGTGATTTATTTAACCGCAAAAAAATGGATGCAATTGTCGATTTATTTAAGAGAACGCGATCCATTAAATTATATGTATGACAACGGGTTAATTGGCCTCATTAAAGGCTCAACAAAAGTAACGCAAATGCAAATGACTGGCTTATTGCGTGATTATTTCGCTTATATGCTAACGTTCTTTATTTTAGCGATTGGCTATACATTTATCCGCTATGAAGCCTTTGCCATTGATACTGTCAATGTTGCTCCAATTTCACCATTTATGTGGATATTAGTGTTGATCTTTATTGCAGCTACTTTATCTGTACCGTTTATTCATCACCGGATTTCAGCTGTTATCGTTGTCGGTGTCATCGGCTTTTTAATCGCTTTATTTTTCGCCGTGTTTAGTGCACCTGATTTAGTATTAACACAGCTTCTTGTAGAAACGGTTATGGTTGTCTTATTGTTGCTTGCGTTTTATCATTTACCAGAGTTACGTAAAGAAAAGTTTACGCCTAGATTCAATGGTGTAAATTTAATTATATCGATTGGTGTCGGTGTGCTTGTTACGTTAACAGCATTAAGTTCATTTGCATTAAGTAACCAAAATGGGTTACAACCTATCTCTGATTTCTTCTTAGAAAATGCTTATAAATTAGCTGGTGGAAAAAATGTCGTAAACGTCATCCTTGTTGACTTCCGTGGCATTGATACATTATTAGAAGTGCTCGTTTTAGGGATTGCAGCTCTAGGTGTCGTTACACTTATTAAATTACGAATGACAGGGAGGGAAGATGTGTGA